Genomic window (Magnolia sinica isolate HGM2019 chromosome 6, MsV1, whole genome shotgun sequence):
AGGTCCCTaatttgaaatcggattgcgtactgagtaactcagtacgctttgtTGGGGCCAgtgtgaatttatgtgatttatccacacattacatccatttttccatctaattttaggcgttgagcccaaaattgaagcttataaatATCTTTAGTGGACCgtaccacaaaaaacagtggaaataatcatgatatccaccattgaagcctttctaggccccacagtgatggccccacagtgatgtttatttttcattcaaactgttcataggataaaaaaaacatggatgaagggaaaaaacaaatataatcttcatccaaaacttcggtggcccccaAGATTTTTTTTCAACGGTGTAAATTTAATTTGCACTATTTCCTCTGACGTGGTCCATTTTAGCCCTATATATGCTTCGGTTTTGAGCTAATGccccaaaattatataaattcaattcacactgtttcggtGGTGTGATCCTTTTTAGCCTTATATATGCTTCGGTTTTGAGCTAACGCCCCaaaattatcttctaaaatggatagacagacaggataaaatacatatataacggtggaccccacagcgtTTGCTCAGTACGGAATCCGCTTCCCCCTAATTTTGGGTCAGACTGGTCCGACAATGTGATTTGGTTCGCTCTCACTGGTGGTGCTTTTGGAGCATCCAAACACCGGTTAGTTTTGAGATGGAGAGTTTATTGGTAGATATTTTAGCAGgaccatcttatccaattagtgGACATCCCATCGATCTGAACCGTCAATTAATGCAAAGCATGTCCCTCAGATTGGACTTTGGCTAGAAACACTCTGCCATTGCCAACCAAGGGGTCAAATACATGGTTGGGTCCATGGGCATTGCCCGGTGGTTAGATTGTTTGTGGACTACAGTGTAATCTAGATGATCAAGATCGTTCGATCTTAAAAGAATGATGTATGGTCTAGAATTCCGTTGGCAATACTACGTTGGGCCTATCCAATCGGCTCAGGATTCCCAACTGAAAGTCAAAAGCAGTTGGTGCAAAAGACCTGCCGTTGCTTTGTGCACAGGCTCTTTTCCATCAGAGAAATTATTGGATCCTCGGCCCTGCCATTTGACGTTGTGATTGGGTTTCTAGCCCATGGATTGATGATCCAGTCCATTTATCTGCAGCTTCCTATAATGGATGGACTATGCACcaaaaagagaaacaaatcacGTATTGAAGTATTCTATCCATTGAATCTTGGGACTTTCCTTCAAATGAATCTATGGGACTTTCCTTCAAATGAATCTAGACCGTTGCTATATTTCTCAACTATGTTATTTATGCTCTGACGAGAGGGTAGGATTGTCAACTTTGAGTAGACCTGTGATGAACGGTCTATCCATTCACTTCGGGGAGCAAAAAAACAATGGtaagcatggcccacttctatcaGAATTAAAGAAACCTGCGTAAAGTGTTCAAAGACTTGGGTCGAGTATCGCATGGTTCATTCCTTTTCATTCACCCTAATCACCCCAACTTGCTTAGTCTGGTAACCTTTGCTTTCCTTCActttacttctctctctctctctctctctctctctctctctctctccatacacCTCTAAATGACTCTCTACATATATCTCTCCTCCATACACCTCCTCTAAATCACTCTCTACATATATCTCTCCTCCACATACACCTCTAAATCACTCTCTACATATATCTCTCCGCCATACACCTCTAAATCACTCCTATACATATatctattcctctctctctctctctctctctctctctctctctctctctctctctctctcatacagaCTACAACCTTTGCTGCAAATGTCTCATCTCCTCGTACAATCACCGAAACATTGCGCAAAACATGGAATGAACGTGGATAAGCTCTACAAGAGGTTATTCTACGCAATCTCCACCTTCCTCATCTCTATCCTCTCCATACTCTTCCTTACCTGGCTTATCCTACGCCCCTCCAAGCCCCACTTCTTCCTCCAACAAACCAACGTCTACCAGCTCAACCTCTCTGGGCCCCACCTCATTAACTCATCCATCGAAGCCACCTTGCTCTCCAAGAACCCAAACAAGAAAGTCGGCGTTCTCTATGACCAAATCCAAGCTTATGCTTCCTACAAGGGCCAGCAGATTACTCTACATTCATCTATCCCTCCTTTCTACCAACCCCATGAAGTTACCAACACTCTAAGTGCTTTGTTGATGGGGAGCTGGGTCCCAGTCGCACCATCCTTCGGCTATGAAGTGGACCGCGATCAGGTGTCCGGGAAGTTGTCTCTGGATTTGAAGCTTAATGGGCGGCTGCGATGGAAGGTGGGGAGTTGGGTGTCCGGTCATTACCGTTTCAACGTTGATTGTGTGGCTGTCATGGCTTTTGAATCGAATATGGGCTTTGGGCCGATGAGTTCGACAGAGGGGACGCAGTGTTCTACCTCTGTGTGAAGATTACTAAGTCTGTAGTAagtttggtttggtttttgtTAATGGTTTGTAGCTAAACTTTCCTGCTTTGTGCTATGactctatgagagagagagagagagagagagagagagagagagagggttagggtTGTAATTCTCTACCAACTCTACTGCTGCTGTTGGTAAGGAGATGATACGGTGGAGTGGGAATCA
Coding sequences:
- the LOC131249973 gene encoding NDR1/HIN1-like protein 26, coding for MSHLLVQSPKHCAKHGMNVDKLYKRLFYAISTFLISILSILFLTWLILRPSKPHFFLQQTNVYQLNLSGPHLINSSIEATLLSKNPNKKVGVLYDQIQAYASYKGQQITLHSSIPPFYQPHEVTNTLSALLMGSWVPVAPSFGYEVDRDQVSGKLSLDLKLNGRLRWKVGSWVSGHYRFNVDCVAVMAFESNMGFGPMSSTEGTQCSTSV